The following are from one region of the Candidatus Polarisedimenticolia bacterium genome:
- a CDS encoding Rrf2 family transcriptional regulator, with protein MHLNRGVEYGIEGLTYLARAGNDRSMLLREVSRATCIPETFLSKIFQRLVRSGLVRSRRGFRGGFLLARPASQITLREVIEALQGPLFTPAREESRARLTGRARLLLQQVMEKAQARVQAVLEEATVADLASTNFSAHLGAHY; from the coding sequence ATGCACCTGAACCGGGGAGTCGAATACGGGATCGAGGGGTTGACCTACCTGGCCCGCGCCGGGAACGACCGATCGATGCTGCTCCGCGAGGTCTCGCGCGCCACCTGCATCCCGGAAACCTTCCTTTCCAAGATCTTCCAGCGGCTGGTCCGGAGCGGCCTCGTGCGATCGCGGCGGGGCTTTCGGGGCGGATTCCTCCTGGCCCGGCCGGCGAGCCAGATTACCCTTCGCGAGGTTATCGAGGCGCTTCAGGGACCCCTGTTCACGCCAGCGCGCGAGGAGTCACGCGCCCGGCTCACCGGCCGCGCCCGTCTGCTTCTTCAGCAGGTGATGGAGAAGGCCCAGGCGCGCGTTCAGGCGGTTCTGGAAGAAGCCACCGTCGCCGACCTCGCCTCCACCAATTTCTCGGCGCACCTCGGGGCACATTACTAG
- a CDS encoding helix-turn-helix domain-containing protein: protein MPHSPPLASEDVAAPPPPVLWAMAGGKGGVGRTLLAANMGIQMARLGRKVALADLDFHGANLPSYLGLGRIPRSLEGLLESDDAALPSLMRDTSVAGLKLLAGSQRSLSPAERELILKRFLDKTASLPVDIVLVDCGSGRGPETLDLFRAARLGILVTSPEPASFESLYLFTESLIQRILESRLPGEDREKLAIAAALEDPQSDHSSFRAAVERLRGEEPELCGRILELLKPLRLRLILNQARGDSETEITDLLRSGFDKFFGLELKPVGCVEYDLSVLQSVQKRKPLSQQYPNSPATQGIERTVSALLSPFREADVEPPLSRDLSSLDYYRLLEVLPGAPSKEIQQSYQLLKRAYDPESPFRHPGLSPGRVEQVASLVENAYRTLIFLESRAEYDRRLVAEGILRPEDVRPPEPELPASPDAAPAAEAAETVTTVPVSAADESKSEPPGPKAASSSEAKIPGRGVPVTGASLREHREGRKLSLEAIVERTKIRPSILEALEADRFAELPEAVFLRGFLRQLALCLGLDPAVVSREYMARIHPPEKAIPKRSR from the coding sequence ATGCCGCATTCTCCCCCGCTCGCGTCCGAAGACGTCGCCGCGCCTCCCCCCCCGGTCCTCTGGGCCATGGCCGGCGGGAAGGGAGGGGTCGGCCGGACGCTCCTGGCCGCCAACATGGGGATCCAGATGGCCCGGCTGGGGAGGAAAGTGGCCCTCGCCGATCTCGACTTCCACGGCGCCAACCTCCCCTCCTATCTCGGACTCGGGCGGATCCCCCGCAGCCTGGAAGGCTTGCTGGAGTCGGACGACGCCGCCCTTCCGTCCCTGATGCGGGATACGTCCGTCGCGGGACTCAAGCTCCTGGCCGGCTCGCAACGCTCCCTCTCGCCGGCCGAGCGGGAGCTGATCCTCAAGCGGTTCCTCGACAAAACGGCTTCCCTGCCGGTGGACATCGTCCTGGTGGATTGCGGGTCGGGACGGGGGCCGGAGACGCTGGATCTCTTTCGCGCCGCGCGCCTCGGAATCCTCGTGACGAGCCCCGAGCCGGCTTCCTTCGAATCGCTCTATCTCTTCACCGAATCGCTGATTCAGAGAATCCTGGAGTCCCGCCTTCCGGGGGAGGACCGGGAGAAGCTCGCCATCGCGGCGGCCCTCGAGGATCCTCAGAGCGACCATTCGAGCTTTCGCGCGGCCGTGGAGCGCCTGCGTGGCGAAGAACCTGAACTGTGCGGCAGAATCCTGGAGCTGCTGAAACCGCTTCGCCTCCGGCTGATCCTCAACCAGGCCCGCGGCGATTCAGAGACGGAGATTACCGACCTCCTGCGGAGCGGTTTCGACAAGTTCTTCGGCCTGGAGCTGAAGCCGGTGGGCTGCGTGGAATACGATCTTTCGGTCCTGCAATCCGTCCAGAAGCGCAAGCCGCTCTCCCAGCAATATCCCAACTCCCCGGCGACCCAGGGGATCGAGCGCACCGTCTCGGCGCTCCTCTCCCCGTTCCGGGAAGCCGACGTTGAACCGCCGCTCTCGCGGGACTTGAGCTCGCTCGATTATTACCGCCTTCTCGAGGTCCTTCCCGGCGCCCCCTCCAAGGAGATCCAGCAGTCCTACCAGCTGCTGAAGCGCGCCTACGATCCCGAATCCCCCTTCCGCCACCCCGGCCTGTCGCCCGGACGGGTGGAGCAAGTGGCCTCCTTGGTCGAGAACGCCTACCGAACCTTGATTTTTCTGGAGAGCCGGGCCGAGTACGATCGCCGGCTCGTCGCGGAAGGGATCCTCCGTCCCGAGGACGTGCGCCCGCCGGAGCCCGAGCTCCCCGCCTCTCCCGACGCCGCGCCGGCGGCCGAGGCCGCTGAAACCGTCACTACCGTTCCCGTCTCCGCGGCGGACGAATCGAAGAGCGAGCCTCCCGGACCGAAAGCCGCTTCCTCCTCGGAGGCGAAGATCCCCGGCCGTGGCGTGCCCGTCACCGGAGCCTCGCTGCGCGAGCACCGGGAGGGACGGAAGCTTAGCCTGGAGGCGATCGTTGAGCGCACCAAGATTCGCCCCTCGATCCTCGAAGCGCTGGAGGCGGATCGATTCGCCGAATTACCCGAGGCTGTTTTCCTGCGCGGCTTTCTGCGCCAGCTGGCGCTTTGCCTCGGGCTGGATCCGGCCGTCGTGAGCCGCGAGTACATGGCGCGAATCCATCCTCCCGAGAAGGCGATCCCCAAGCGCTCCCGCTAG
- a CDS encoding PHP-associated domain-containing protein, with protein sequence MASTSPRRALRTDLHVHTRHSRLLKMSVLSARDCYSEPVEVYRRAKARGMDLVTFTDHDTIDGCLELLEKEGEFADFFISEEVSVRDPRTGCRFHVGVYGIDEAAHREIQRLRGDAVELSAYLARERIPAALNHLGSSLARERISVEQIIDLASRFPLIETRNAAQRRAPNALAAQLAEVLGDRGRPTGCVGGSDAHALQRIAWAWTEAEASDRSSFLEALRAGRSVPGGVSARLFPMIRDVYGIVGNYYRDVITNRWRHFEPRARRRAAFCAAASLPLHLVALPATATAFKQARVHGSSTRFSRRLTEVAAGRRREAARRSPEKPAEAPPLEGRVGPARWIPRPGSEEV encoded by the coding sequence TTGGCATCGACATCTCCACGGAGGGCGCTCCGGACCGATCTCCATGTCCATACGCGGCATTCCCGCCTTCTCAAGATGTCGGTCCTTTCAGCCAGGGACTGTTACTCGGAGCCCGTCGAGGTCTACCGGCGCGCCAAGGCCCGCGGGATGGACTTGGTCACGTTCACCGATCACGACACCATCGACGGCTGCCTGGAGCTCCTGGAGAAGGAGGGCGAGTTCGCCGACTTCTTCATCTCCGAGGAGGTCAGCGTCCGGGATCCGCGCACGGGGTGCCGGTTCCACGTCGGCGTCTACGGCATCGATGAAGCGGCCCACCGGGAGATCCAGCGGCTTCGCGGCGACGCCGTGGAGCTGTCGGCGTATCTGGCGCGGGAGCGCATTCCCGCCGCCTTGAACCACCTCGGATCGTCCCTGGCCCGGGAGAGGATCTCGGTCGAACAGATTATCGATCTGGCCTCGCGGTTTCCCCTGATCGAAACGCGGAACGCCGCGCAGCGCCGAGCCCCCAATGCGCTGGCCGCGCAGCTCGCGGAGGTCCTCGGGGACCGGGGGCGCCCGACCGGCTGCGTCGGAGGAAGCGATGCGCATGCGTTGCAGCGAATCGCCTGGGCCTGGACGGAAGCGGAAGCCTCCGATCGATCTTCCTTCCTCGAGGCGCTGCGGGCGGGCCGGTCGGTTCCGGGGGGTGTATCGGCCCGGCTCTTCCCGATGATCCGGGACGTCTATGGCATCGTGGGGAATTACTACCGCGACGTGATCACCAATCGCTGGAGGCATTTCGAGCCGCGCGCGCGCCGTCGCGCGGCCTTCTGCGCCGCCGCCAGCCTGCCGCTCCACCTCGTCGCCCTTCCCGCGACCGCGACCGCCTTCAAGCAGGCGCGGGTGCATGGATCCTCGACCCGGTTCAGCCGCCGCTTGACGGAGGTGGCTGCCGGCAGGCGGCGTGAAGCAGCGCGAAGATCGCCCGAAAAGCCGGCCGAGGCGCCGCCCCTCGAAGGAAGGGTGGGCCCGGCGCGCTGGATTCCTCGTCCGGGATCGGAAGAAGTCTAG
- the ftcD gene encoding glutamate formimidoyltransferase, protein MPKIIETVPNFSEGRRLEVVQAIVQAVRSTPQGARVLDVSSDADHNRSVLTMAGDEQEVRASILALFEAALQHIDLRSHRGEHPRLGAVDVVPFVPVKEVAMADCVRLARSLGEEIAGRFQVPVYLYEEAATAEHRRNLADIRKGEFEALPRKLKEALWAPDFGPAEPHASAGATVIGAREFLIAFNVNLGTPDVQIAEKIARAIRHSSGGLRFCKAMGVMLSDRRLAQVSINMVNFKKTPLHRVVEMIKSEAARYGVPVVGSEIVGLVPNDALLSAADFYLRLEDFHVSQVLENRLAEPGGE, encoded by the coding sequence GTGCCGAAGATTATTGAGACGGTTCCGAATTTCAGCGAGGGCCGCCGCCTCGAGGTGGTCCAGGCCATCGTGCAAGCGGTGCGGAGCACCCCGCAGGGGGCGCGCGTCCTGGACGTCTCTTCCGACGCCGATCACAACCGATCCGTTCTGACCATGGCGGGCGACGAGCAGGAGGTGCGCGCCTCCATCCTCGCCCTTTTCGAGGCCGCCCTGCAGCACATCGATCTCAGGAGCCACCGCGGCGAGCATCCGCGCCTGGGGGCGGTCGACGTCGTCCCCTTCGTCCCGGTCAAGGAGGTCGCGATGGCCGATTGCGTGCGGCTGGCGCGCTCGCTGGGGGAGGAGATCGCGGGGCGCTTCCAGGTACCCGTCTACCTCTACGAGGAGGCGGCCACCGCCGAGCACCGTCGCAACCTGGCGGACATTCGCAAGGGGGAATTCGAGGCCTTGCCCCGGAAGCTGAAGGAAGCCCTCTGGGCTCCCGATTTCGGACCCGCGGAGCCCCACGCTTCGGCCGGCGCGACGGTGATCGGGGCCCGCGAGTTCCTGATCGCGTTCAACGTGAACCTGGGCACGCCCGACGTGCAGATCGCCGAAAAGATCGCCCGCGCGATCCGGCACAGCAGCGGAGGCCTGCGGTTTTGCAAGGCCATGGGCGTGATGCTCTCCGATCGGCGCCTGGCCCAGGTCTCCATCAACATGGTCAATTTCAAGAAGACCCCGCTGCATCGCGTCGTGGAGATGATCAAGAGCGAGGCGGCGCGCTACGGAGTCCCGGTCGTCGGCAGCGAGATCGTGGGGCTCGTGCCCAACGACGCGCTCCTCTCCGCCGCCGACTTCTATCTTCGCCTGGAGGATTTCCACGTCTCGCAGGTCCTCGAGAACCGGCTAGCCGAGCCCGGAGGGGAGTGA
- a CDS encoding glutamate-cysteine ligase family protein, whose amino-acid sequence MLENGTLEDVRDLEGYFQSGAKPHEDWGVGIEYERAGVCAESGRAIPYHGRASLSSLLARLVSMDGWHPSYAGEHIIALEKDGVRITVEPGGQLELSGKVHRRLEDLREEVARFSARIRDHSRPLGIAWLGVGLQPFSPLHEIEWVPKPRYAVMSAHLASTGELSHRMMKQTAGVQVNLDYDDEADAMDKLRTAMAATSLVTALFANSPLLEGKPTGFMSYRAWIWLHTDPARCGLLPFAWSEEVRFRDYLDYALDVPLMFIQREAGFRRVTGLTFRDYLRTGFREHRATLADFELHLTTLFPEVRLKRYLEIRGGDSGDGASAVCLVALWKGLLYDAASRREAWGLVSGFSTQERLEFHQQASRIGARARLGRRSALAMGTDLYRIAAEGLSRQGEPSSLLDPLAEILFEAKSSPARLLQERWLGEWRQEPLRLIEFCGRNTLKPTQSPGGSGAEDY is encoded by the coding sequence ATGCTCGAAAACGGGACTCTCGAAGACGTCCGGGATCTCGAAGGCTACTTCCAGTCCGGGGCGAAGCCTCACGAGGACTGGGGTGTCGGGATCGAGTACGAGCGGGCGGGGGTCTGCGCCGAAAGCGGCCGGGCCATCCCCTACCACGGCCGCGCCTCCCTCTCGTCGCTGCTGGCTCGGCTGGTCTCGATGGACGGATGGCATCCATCGTACGCCGGCGAGCACATCATCGCCTTGGAGAAGGACGGGGTCCGGATCACCGTAGAGCCCGGCGGGCAGCTCGAGCTGTCGGGAAAGGTGCACCGCCGGCTGGAGGACCTCCGCGAAGAGGTGGCCCGCTTCAGCGCCCGGATCCGCGATCATTCCCGGCCCCTGGGAATCGCGTGGCTCGGCGTGGGGCTTCAGCCCTTCTCCCCGCTCCACGAGATCGAATGGGTTCCCAAGCCCCGGTACGCCGTCATGTCCGCCCACCTGGCGTCGACCGGGGAGCTGAGCCATCGCATGATGAAGCAGACGGCCGGCGTCCAGGTCAATCTCGACTACGACGACGAAGCCGATGCCATGGACAAGCTTCGCACGGCGATGGCCGCCACCTCGCTGGTCACCGCGCTGTTCGCTAATTCCCCCCTCCTCGAAGGGAAGCCCACGGGATTCATGAGCTATCGCGCCTGGATCTGGCTGCACACCGACCCGGCCCGCTGCGGGTTGCTGCCTTTCGCCTGGTCGGAGGAAGTCCGCTTCCGCGATTATCTCGACTACGCCCTGGACGTTCCTCTCATGTTCATCCAGCGCGAGGCGGGCTTCCGGCGCGTCACGGGCCTCACGTTCCGCGACTACCTCCGGACGGGCTTCCGGGAGCACCGGGCGACCCTGGCCGATTTCGAGCTCCACCTCACCACCCTCTTCCCGGAGGTCCGCCTTAAGCGGTATCTCGAGATCCGGGGCGGAGATTCGGGGGACGGCGCCTCCGCCGTCTGTCTGGTGGCGTTGTGGAAGGGGTTGCTCTATGATGCCGCCTCTCGCCGGGAGGCCTGGGGCCTGGTGTCCGGGTTCTCGACCCAGGAGAGGCTCGAATTCCACCAGCAAGCCTCGCGGATCGGCGCTCGGGCGCGACTGGGCCGGCGATCGGCGCTCGCCATGGGGACGGACCTCTACCGCATCGCGGCCGAGGGATTGTCGAGGCAGGGCGAGCCATCCTCTCTTCTCGATCCGTTGGCGGAGATCCTCTTCGAGGCCAAAAGCAGCCCCGCGCGGCTCTTACAGGAGCGATGGCTCGGCGAGTGGCGTCAAGAGCCGCTGCGGCTGATCGAGTTCTGCGGACGGAACACTTTGAAACCGACCCAGTCACCGGGAGGAAGCGGTGCCGAAGATTATTGA
- a CDS encoding fatty acid--CoA ligase family protein, with the protein MRSIDSSPRALFARARGCLRNSPLPRLLVWLPSRCAFSGPELLGRIERLSRALSGAGLSGGRVLAVLSDPLSATLVLPALWSLDCIPFLADGRATRPEVDEMIRRFRPDHLLEDAGGVPSLRPPPLRLRPLPARQPRLSLPRETVLVRTTSGSTGPPRGVALSASQMLADASNILASLRTPPEWWGLAAVPLTHAFGFSTLLSPLLFHSRPVVMLSQPTPDQFRAALRGRRSFFFPGVPYLFDMLGRARIPRRDLRRLKLCVSAGAPLPPETALRFRALSGSPVRNFYGTSECGAIACERSRRAAAPPGCAGRPMKGIRLSLEKRKGAEGRRPEFPRSGRVLVEGESVALGYVGAGARLQLFRGRFATGDLGKVDSRNRLHLLGRLDRQINVSGRKVWPAEVESLFRERREIREAVAVGIPDAARGEVVAVAVESETEVSVASLLGLCRARLSLHKMPKKIQVFRRLPRNARGKADTARIRELLTRAPSLPEVRCTSPDGLAKIRAVAPLPRR; encoded by the coding sequence GTGAGAAGCATCGACTCGAGTCCCCGAGCCTTGTTCGCCCGCGCCCGCGGCTGCCTGAGGAATTCGCCTCTTCCCCGCCTGCTCGTCTGGCTGCCTTCCCGATGCGCCTTCTCCGGGCCCGAGCTCCTGGGGCGCATCGAGCGGCTGAGCCGGGCCCTTTCCGGGGCCGGGCTTTCCGGCGGCCGCGTTCTCGCCGTTCTGTCCGATCCCCTCTCGGCCACCCTCGTCCTTCCCGCTCTCTGGAGCCTCGACTGCATCCCCTTTCTCGCCGACGGCCGCGCCACGCGCCCGGAAGTCGACGAGATGATTCGCCGCTTCCGGCCGGATCACCTCCTGGAGGACGCCGGCGGCGTCCCCTCCCTCCGGCCGCCTCCTCTGCGACTCCGGCCGCTGCCGGCAAGGCAGCCGAGACTTTCGCTTCCCCGGGAGACCGTCCTGGTCCGCACCACCTCGGGATCCACCGGCCCGCCGCGCGGCGTCGCCTTGAGCGCCTCCCAGATGCTCGCCGATGCCTCGAACATTCTGGCCTCGCTGCGGACCCCTCCGGAATGGTGGGGACTCGCGGCCGTGCCGCTGACCCATGCTTTCGGCTTCTCCACCCTGCTCTCCCCGCTGCTGTTCCACAGCCGTCCCGTCGTGATGCTGAGCCAGCCGACGCCGGATCAGTTCCGCGCGGCGCTCCGCGGGCGGCGCTCCTTCTTCTTCCCCGGGGTCCCCTATCTCTTCGACATGCTGGGGCGGGCCCGGATTCCCCGGCGCGATCTGCGGCGCTTAAAGCTCTGCGTCTCGGCGGGCGCCCCCCTTCCTCCGGAAACGGCCCTTCGGTTTCGGGCCTTGTCGGGATCGCCGGTCCGCAATTTCTATGGCACCAGCGAGTGCGGGGCGATCGCCTGCGAGCGCTCCCGGCGGGCGGCGGCTCCTCCCGGTTGCGCCGGGAGGCCGATGAAGGGGATCCGTCTGTCGCTGGAGAAGAGGAAGGGAGCCGAGGGCCGCCGCCCGGAATTCCCGCGGAGCGGCCGCGTCCTTGTGGAGGGAGAGTCCGTCGCCCTCGGGTACGTCGGGGCCGGCGCCCGCCTGCAGCTGTTCCGCGGCAGATTCGCGACGGGCGACCTGGGGAAGGTCGACTCGAGGAACCGGCTGCACCTCCTCGGCCGGCTCGATCGGCAGATCAACGTCAGCGGGCGGAAAGTCTGGCCCGCCGAGGTCGAGAGCCTCTTCCGCGAGAGACGGGAAATCCGGGAAGCGGTGGCGGTCGGGATTCCCGATGCGGCCCGCGGCGAGGTCGTCGCCGTCGCCGTGGAATCCGAAACCGAGGTGAGCGTGGCCTCTCTGTTGGGGCTCTGCCGGGCGAGACTCTCGTTGCACAAGATGCCGAAGAAGATCCAAGTCTTCCGGCGCCTTCCCCGAAACGCTCGCGGCAAGGCCGATACGGCTCGCATCCGCGAGCTTCTGACCCGGGCCCCTTCGCTGCCGGAGGTCCGTTGCACCTCGCCGGACGGCCTTGCTAAGATCCGCGCCGTCGCGCCCCTTCCAAGAAGATAA
- a CDS encoding glycosyltransferase family 2 protein, with protein MTRGTADPREPRSSRGGEAVESRFAVVIPAYEAANSIGDVVRRAQCFLPRVVVVDDGSTDATGLRAEEAGARVLSHRANRGKGAALRTAFQRLHEEALEGIITLDADGQHDPADIPRFVETFRRTGADLIVGSRETAFPRMSRGRRFGNRFSSSALFFFSGLRIADSQSGFRFYSGAFLKGVSLRAEAYDAEMELLLKAAAGGYRVTSLPLTNVIADGRAGSHYRPWLDTYRICACVLRYALRRRLLGRRS; from the coding sequence ATGACCCGTGGAACCGCGGACCCCAGGGAGCCTCGCTCGTCTCGGGGCGGAGAAGCTGTCGAGAGCCGCTTCGCCGTGGTGATCCCGGCGTACGAGGCGGCCAACTCCATCGGCGACGTCGTCCGGCGGGCGCAATGCTTCCTGCCGCGCGTGGTGGTGGTGGACGACGGGTCGACCGATGCCACGGGATTGCGGGCGGAGGAGGCGGGAGCCCGGGTGCTTTCGCATCGCGCCAACCGGGGCAAAGGCGCCGCGCTGCGCACCGCCTTCCAGCGCCTGCACGAGGAGGCTCTGGAAGGGATCATCACGCTGGACGCCGACGGGCAGCACGATCCCGCCGATATCCCCCGGTTCGTCGAGACTTTCCGGCGGACCGGAGCCGACCTGATCGTCGGCTCGCGCGAAACGGCGTTTCCGCGGATGTCGCGCGGCCGGCGCTTCGGCAACCGGTTTTCCTCCTCGGCCCTCTTCTTCTTTTCGGGACTGAGGATCGCCGACTCCCAGAGCGGCTTCCGCTTCTACTCCGGCGCGTTTCTGAAGGGGGTTTCCTTGCGCGCCGAGGCCTACGACGCGGAGATGGAGCTCCTGCTGAAGGCGGCGGCCGGCGGCTACCGGGTGACTTCGCTGCCGCTCACCAACGTCATCGCCGACGGCCGGGCGGGCAGTCACTACCGGCCCTGGCTCGACACCTATCGCATCTGCGCGTGCGTCCTGCGCTACGCGCTGCGCCGCCGCCTGCTCGGCCGAAGATCCTGA
- a CDS encoding radical SAM protein → MSEIAVFQEQKVFQEQKEKRKRGTAAEPARAVEASRPEGPLVKVARRPASPFARALRSSLGGATRHLANAAWHTFQTANRLVPYGRLQPRWAHAPLLKTEERSRPPLGFPRETDSLCPKCVLEVRAAILEGREDWQLLIQGKPGEIKARIIERDNRIYMEKDCAKHGHFEDIMAMDADFLRRMEKLYPGRDFVMAKDNLHNHGSSSIKFGRGAVLTVDLTNRCNMMCNPCFMDANQVGYVHELTWEDIKEILDNAISIKPRRQLSVQFSGGEPTISPYFLDAVAYAKKLGYQSTQAASNGIRFAQEPDFARKAKQAGLRLVYLQFDGVGNENNTHRKVGNLYDVKLRALQNLKAAGIDVTLVVTVVNTINNHQVGPIVKFAVENIDKINAVSFQPVSFTGRDDEIADEDRHRQRYTLSHLAHDLKAQLGITEPLRDWYPLSASGPFSDLKDTLDGVEAQFGSLKCGCHPNCGIGTMLLVNQVTHEVLPIPQFLDTDRLLEDLKVINDSSRSRLMTVTQVGLSVLRNFHVEEAPEGLGFWQLLKIIDGHNGGRLRLADKARYDWRIMMVAGMWFQDLFNYDFRRTEMCIIPYATQMGEISFCAYNTGVGWRQIVERVHQTATTADWFARKGRHVVYAGGKSVPLPEGGQPVGELPTPTSVAVPGLRILSTPAQELGAAAGGCCH, encoded by the coding sequence ATGAGCGAGATCGCGGTCTTTCAGGAACAGAAGGTCTTTCAGGAACAGAAGGAGAAGAGAAAGCGGGGCACGGCCGCTGAGCCTGCCCGGGCGGTGGAGGCCTCTCGTCCGGAGGGCCCTCTCGTGAAAGTGGCGCGCCGGCCGGCGAGCCCCTTCGCGCGGGCGCTGCGGAGCTCGCTGGGCGGCGCGACGCGTCATCTCGCCAACGCGGCGTGGCATACGTTCCAGACCGCCAACCGCCTCGTCCCCTATGGCCGCCTCCAGCCCCGCTGGGCTCACGCGCCGCTCCTCAAGACCGAGGAGCGCAGCCGGCCGCCCCTCGGATTCCCTCGCGAGACCGACTCGCTGTGCCCCAAGTGCGTCCTGGAGGTGCGCGCCGCCATTCTGGAAGGCCGGGAGGACTGGCAGCTCCTGATCCAGGGCAAGCCGGGAGAGATCAAGGCCCGCATCATCGAGCGGGACAACCGAATTTACATGGAGAAGGACTGCGCCAAGCACGGCCATTTCGAAGACATCATGGCGATGGACGCCGATTTCCTGCGCCGCATGGAGAAACTCTATCCGGGGCGGGATTTCGTCATGGCGAAGGACAATCTCCACAATCATGGGAGCTCGTCCATCAAATTCGGGCGGGGCGCCGTCCTGACCGTCGATCTCACCAACCGATGCAACATGATGTGCAATCCCTGCTTCATGGATGCCAATCAGGTGGGGTACGTCCACGAGCTGACCTGGGAGGACATCAAGGAGATCCTCGACAACGCCATCAGCATCAAGCCGCGCCGGCAGCTGTCGGTCCAGTTCTCGGGGGGCGAGCCCACCATCTCCCCCTACTTCCTGGACGCGGTCGCCTACGCCAAGAAGCTCGGGTACCAGTCCACCCAGGCCGCCTCCAACGGAATCCGCTTCGCTCAGGAGCCGGATTTCGCGAGAAAGGCGAAGCAGGCCGGCCTGCGGCTCGTCTACCTTCAGTTCGACGGCGTCGGGAACGAGAACAACACCCACCGCAAGGTGGGCAACCTCTACGACGTCAAGCTCCGGGCCCTGCAGAATCTCAAGGCGGCGGGCATCGACGTCACGCTCGTGGTCACGGTGGTGAACACGATCAACAACCACCAGGTGGGCCCCATCGTCAAGTTCGCCGTCGAGAACATCGACAAGATCAACGCCGTCTCGTTCCAGCCGGTCTCCTTCACGGGGCGCGACGACGAAATCGCGGACGAGGACCGTCACCGCCAGCGCTACACGCTGTCGCACCTGGCCCACGACCTGAAGGCGCAGCTCGGGATCACCGAGCCGTTGCGCGACTGGTACCCCCTCTCGGCGTCGGGGCCGTTCTCCGACCTCAAGGACACGCTCGACGGCGTCGAGGCGCAGTTCGGCTCCCTGAAATGCGGCTGCCATCCCAACTGCGGCATCGGGACGATGCTGCTCGTGAATCAAGTCACCCACGAGGTGCTGCCGATCCCCCAATTCCTCGACACCGATCGTCTCCTCGAGGACTTGAAGGTGATCAACGACTCCTCCCGGAGCCGGCTGATGACGGTGACCCAGGTGGGGCTGTCGGTCCTGCGGAATTTCCACGTCGAGGAGGCGCCCGAAGGACTGGGCTTCTGGCAGCTCCTGAAGATCATCGACGGCCACAACGGCGGCCGGCTCCGGCTGGCGGACAAGGCGCGATACGACTGGCGCATCATGATGGTGGCCGGGATGTGGTTCCAGGATCTGTTCAACTACGATTTCCGGCGCACCGAGATGTGCATCATCCCCTACGCGACCCAGATGGGCGAGATTTCATTCTGCGCCTATAACACCGGGGTAGGGTGGAGGCAGATCGTCGAGAGGGTGCACCAGACGGCGACCACGGCCGATTGGTTCGCGCGCAAAGGACGCCACGTCGTGTACGCGGGCGGCAAGAGCGTGCCGCTCCCGGAGGGCGGGCAGCCCGTAGGCGAGCTTCCCACCCCGACTTCAGTGGCCGTCCCGGGACTCAGAATCCTGTCCACGCCGGCGCAGGAGTTGGGGGCTGCTGCGGGCGGGTGCTGCCACTGA